The Anaerosoma tenue genome has a window encoding:
- a CDS encoding S1C family serine protease, translated as MHETPPDPRPAPAASARRSGGGSCLAALAAGVIGGLIGAVVTAAVLAVIWQPFSDTDADTPAGTATQTPQPGVTIDVPDADLSYAEAVAVKAMPSVVSVAIEQSVYDPFTGGTTTQVVGNGSGVIIRADGYIVTNDHVVAGADAISVTIGVDTLPATVVGRDPSSDLAVLKVDRTGLPAIEIGSSADLRVGQPVVAIGSPFGLDQSLTTGVVSALGRTSYMESAEAQLTAYTSLIQTDAAINPGNSGGALTDAEGRLIGINTLIQTGSEYVAQSAGVGFAIPVDYAISVADDLIETGRAEHPYLGVSSMTISEQIAAWYELPVDAGVLVDSVAPGSPAERAGVQAGDIIVRIGDGQVASMEDMFLAIRSHQIGDDVTVGIVRGEETLTLDVTLGSDGAR; from the coding sequence ATGCATGAAACCCCTCCCGATCCCAGACCGGCACCCGCGGCGTCGGCACGTCGCAGTGGCGGCGGCTCGTGTCTTGCCGCACTCGCCGCCGGTGTGATCGGCGGTCTGATCGGCGCTGTCGTCACTGCGGCGGTGCTGGCGGTGATATGGCAGCCGTTCTCCGACACGGACGCGGATACCCCGGCAGGCACGGCGACACAGACGCCACAGCCGGGCGTCACCATCGACGTGCCCGACGCCGACCTGTCATACGCCGAGGCGGTCGCCGTGAAGGCGATGCCGTCGGTGGTGAGCGTGGCCATCGAGCAGTCCGTGTACGACCCGTTCACGGGTGGGACCACCACCCAGGTCGTCGGCAACGGGAGCGGTGTGATCATCCGCGCGGACGGCTATATCGTCACCAACGACCATGTCGTGGCGGGCGCCGACGCGATCAGCGTGACCATAGGGGTCGACACGCTTCCGGCAACGGTCGTGGGCCGCGATCCGTCCTCCGATCTCGCCGTTCTCAAGGTCGACCGCACCGGACTGCCGGCTATCGAGATCGGCTCCTCGGCCGACCTGCGTGTCGGTCAGCCGGTGGTGGCGATCGGCAGCCCCTTCGGACTCGATCAGTCGCTGACAACGGGTGTGGTGTCTGCACTCGGACGTACCAGCTACATGGAGAGCGCCGAGGCCCAGCTGACCGCGTACACCAGCCTCATCCAGACCGATGCGGCAATCAATCCCGGTAACTCGGGTGGTGCGCTCACCGATGCCGAGGGTCGCCTGATCGGGATCAACACCCTGATCCAGACGGGTTCGGAGTACGTGGCGCAGTCGGCGGGAGTGGGGTTCGCCATCCCCGTGGACTACGCGATCAGCGTGGCTGACGACCTGATCGAGACCGGAAGGGCGGAGCATCCTTATCTGGGTGTGTCGAGCATGACGATCAGCGAGCAGATCGCGGCGTGGTACGAGCTGCCTGTCGATGCCGGGGTGTTGGTCGACTCGGTGGCGCCGGGCTCGCCGGCCGAGCGGGCGGGCGTCCAGGCAGGCGACATCATCGTGCGGATCGGTGACGGCCAGGTCGCGAGCATGGAGGACATGTTCCTCGCGATCCGCTCCCACCAGATCGGCGATGACGTGACGGTGGGTATCGTTCGCGGCGAGGAGACGCTCACGCTCGACGTGACGCTCGGCTCGGACGGCGCGCGGTGA
- a CDS encoding 23S rRNA (pseudouridine(1915)-N(3))-methyltransferase RlmH, translating into MRVDLICVGRLKERHWRDAADEYLKRLTPYARVRVVDIADRDVSADEGRALAAEAADVLRALPESAVVVALDVDGTARSSERFASWLDARAVSGQSHVSFIIGGAAGLHGDVYAKVDERLSLGPMTLPHQMARVVLLEQLYRAFRISRGEPYHR; encoded by the coding sequence ATGCGTGTGGACCTGATCTGCGTGGGTCGGCTCAAAGAGCGTCACTGGCGGGATGCGGCGGACGAATACCTCAAGAGGCTCACGCCGTACGCGCGAGTGCGCGTCGTGGACATCGCGGATCGTGATGTGAGCGCCGATGAAGGCCGGGCGCTCGCCGCCGAGGCGGCCGACGTCCTGCGCGCCCTACCGGAAAGCGCTGTGGTCGTCGCGCTCGACGTGGACGGCACGGCGCGCTCCTCCGAGAGATTCGCCTCCTGGCTTGACGCCCGCGCCGTGAGCGGGCAGAGCCACGTCTCGTTCATCATCGGCGGCGCGGCCGGACTCCACGGCGACGTGTACGCGAAGGTCGACGAGCGGCTCTCGCTCGGCCCGATGACGCTTCCGCATCAGATGGCGCGCGTGGTGCTCCTCGAGCAGCTGTATCGCGCGTTCCGGATCAGCCGCGGCGAGCCGTACCACAGGTAG
- a CDS encoding NADH-quinone oxidoreductase subunit N produces the protein MSEFLLLAPEIIVLAGALFALFADRVTHRPSAPAHIGAPLAVVAAAVALVIGTRGGILGGMIALDSVSLFSRVAIALLLAVWLRWVSGRGTGAERPAEAVAFAMLSAVGGMLMVSARDLIVFYISLELSTMPAYILMGYRRADARGLEGALKYFLLSMLTSLVMLYGLSFAYGISGSTSYADLGRLDGGVLGQLAVAFVLVGLFAKLSAAPFHYWTPDAYAGAPASSVAYVSTVPKVAGTVALVQLVAAFGANGATVTGVLVAGSLLSMAIGNLAAYPQTDLRRLMAYSGVAHSGYILLAVAAGGAGGHAAVFYAVAYAVPSMALMLLGAEEGTALDDLGGLAARRPAIAWAAVAWLLSLVGIPPMVGFFGKLSMFTAAVEGGLLWLVLVAVAMSVVSAGYYFRVLRALFFGERLDAGTVAGKPAVAIAFGALTVATLALGVFASGVMDVFGLRF, from the coding sequence ATGTCCGAGTTCCTGCTGCTCGCTCCCGAGATCATCGTGCTGGCCGGCGCCCTGTTCGCGCTGTTCGCCGACAGGGTGACGCACCGGCCGAGTGCCCCGGCCCACATCGGGGCGCCGCTTGCGGTCGTGGCCGCGGCCGTCGCTCTGGTGATCGGCACGAGGGGCGGCATACTCGGCGGGATGATCGCGCTCGACAGCGTCTCGCTCTTCTCGCGCGTTGCGATCGCGCTGCTGCTCGCCGTGTGGCTGCGATGGGTGTCCGGCAGAGGCACAGGGGCGGAGCGTCCGGCCGAGGCGGTCGCCTTTGCGATGCTGTCGGCCGTAGGCGGCATGCTGATGGTCTCGGCGAGGGACCTGATCGTATTCTACATCTCGCTCGAGCTCTCCACGATGCCCGCGTACATCCTCATGGGCTACCGCCGTGCTGACGCGCGGGGGCTGGAGGGCGCCCTCAAGTACTTCCTGCTCTCGATGCTCACGAGCCTTGTGATGCTGTACGGCCTGTCCTTCGCATACGGCATCTCCGGCTCAACGTCCTACGCCGACCTGGGGCGGCTCGACGGCGGCGTGCTCGGCCAGCTGGCCGTGGCGTTCGTGCTCGTGGGGCTGTTCGCCAAGCTCTCGGCCGCACCGTTCCATTACTGGACGCCCGACGCCTACGCCGGCGCTCCCGCATCGTCGGTGGCATACGTCTCAACGGTCCCCAAGGTGGCCGGGACCGTGGCGCTCGTGCAGCTCGTCGCCGCCTTCGGCGCCAACGGCGCCACGGTCACGGGCGTGCTCGTGGCCGGCTCGCTGCTCTCGATGGCGATCGGGAACCTGGCGGCCTACCCGCAGACCGACCTGCGTCGCCTCATGGCCTACTCCGGTGTCGCGCACAGCGGGTACATCCTGCTCGCCGTCGCGGCTGGCGGAGCCGGCGGACACGCCGCGGTCTTCTACGCCGTGGCGTACGCGGTCCCGTCGATGGCGCTGATGCTGCTCGGAGCCGAGGAGGGTACCGCGCTCGACGACCTGGGCGGCCTGGCAGCCAGGCGTCCGGCGATCGCGTGGGCGGCCGTTGCGTGGCTGCTGTCGCTCGTGGGCATCCCGCCCATGGTCGGCTTCTTCGGTAAGCTGTCGATGTTCACCGCTGCGGTCGAAGGCGGCTTGCTCTGGCTTGTGCTCGTTGCGGTGGCGATGAGCGTGGTCTCGGCCGGATACTACTTCCGTGTGCTGCGGGCCTTGTTCTTCGGTGAGCGCCTGGATGCCGGCACGGTGGCGGGCAAGCCGGCCGTGGCGATCGCGTTCGGCGCGCTCACCGTGGCCACCCTTGCGCTCGGTGTGTTCGCATCCGGCGTGATGGACGTGTTCGGCCTGCGGTTCTAG
- the argS gene encoding arginine--tRNA ligase encodes MRDTVNAIISEAVSAAIADGRLPLAEPPAVHVERPRDPSHGDWATNVALVSAKAAGMSPREIAEVIAGELRARLAGVAEAVEIAGPGFINIRLARDVVADVVTRVREEGDAFGAGEATGRRVQVEFVSANPVGPMHVGHGRWAALGDSIARILAFAGDEVQREFYVNDAGVQMDIFAVSVSARYLELCGRQVEFPEDGYRGAYIVEIAREILEAEGERWADAPAVERETHFREQAYTAVLAHLERVLHGMGVDFDVWFSERTLHASGDDGVSAIERGIGRLREAGYLYEQDGALWFRSTDFGDDKDRVLKKADGSYTYFAADIAYHADKFDRGFDLVIDIWGADHHGYVKRMESAVAALGRPGKLEVIIGQLVNLFRNGEVVRMSKRTGEMVTFEDLLDEVGTDAARYFFLRRSTDQPVDFDIALAKERSADNPVYYVQYAHARICSILRKASGADTADESVDVAAVAAGIVAGTDELALLGSEPDTLAGDAELGLLRKLAEFPEIVALTARQRAPHKLTTYAEDLASAFHQFYTHCQVVVDDARLRSARLALADASRIVLARALGLLGVSAPQRM; translated from the coding sequence GTGCGTGATACCGTGAACGCCATCATCTCCGAGGCCGTTTCCGCTGCGATCGCCGACGGGCGTCTGCCGCTCGCCGAGCCGCCTGCCGTGCACGTCGAGCGCCCCCGTGACCCGTCCCACGGCGACTGGGCCACGAACGTCGCGCTTGTCTCGGCGAAGGCGGCGGGCATGTCGCCGCGCGAGATCGCCGAGGTCATCGCGGGCGAGCTGCGCGCACGGCTTGCGGGTGTGGCCGAAGCGGTCGAGATCGCCGGCCCCGGGTTCATCAACATCCGTCTCGCGCGCGACGTGGTGGCCGATGTGGTCACGCGTGTCCGCGAGGAGGGCGACGCGTTCGGGGCCGGAGAGGCGACGGGACGGCGCGTGCAGGTGGAGTTCGTCTCGGCCAATCCCGTGGGTCCGATGCACGTGGGCCATGGCCGGTGGGCCGCGCTTGGCGACAGCATCGCCCGCATCCTGGCGTTCGCGGGCGACGAGGTGCAGCGCGAGTTCTACGTGAATGACGCCGGCGTCCAGATGGACATCTTCGCCGTGAGCGTCTCCGCTCGCTATCTGGAACTGTGCGGCCGCCAGGTCGAGTTCCCCGAGGACGGGTACCGCGGAGCGTACATCGTCGAGATCGCGCGCGAGATCCTCGAGGCCGAGGGAGAGCGCTGGGCCGATGCGCCTGCCGTCGAGCGCGAGACGCACTTCAGGGAGCAGGCGTACACGGCCGTCCTCGCGCACCTCGAGCGGGTCCTGCACGGGATGGGCGTGGACTTCGACGTGTGGTTCTCGGAGCGCACCCTGCACGCATCCGGGGATGACGGCGTCAGCGCCATCGAGCGGGGGATCGGGCGGTTGCGCGAGGCGGGCTATCTGTACGAACAGGACGGCGCGCTCTGGTTCCGCTCAACGGACTTCGGCGACGACAAGGACCGTGTGCTCAAGAAGGCCGACGGATCCTACACCTACTTCGCCGCCGACATCGCTTATCACGCGGACAAATTCGACCGTGGCTTCGACCTCGTGATCGATATCTGGGGGGCCGACCACCACGGCTACGTGAAACGTATGGAGTCGGCGGTGGCCGCACTCGGCCGCCCGGGCAAGCTCGAGGTCATCATCGGGCAGCTGGTGAACCTCTTCCGCAACGGCGAGGTCGTGCGGATGAGCAAGCGCACCGGCGAGATGGTCACCTTCGAGGACCTGCTCGACGAGGTCGGCACCGACGCCGCTCGCTACTTCTTCCTGCGGCGCTCCACCGACCAGCCGGTGGACTTCGACATCGCGCTCGCCAAGGAGCGCTCCGCCGACAACCCCGTGTACTACGTGCAGTACGCGCACGCGCGGATCTGCAGCATCCTGCGCAAGGCATCAGGCGCCGACACCGCCGATGAGAGCGTGGATGTGGCGGCTGTGGCCGCCGGCATAGTGGCGGGCACGGATGAGCTCGCCCTGCTCGGCTCCGAGCCCGACACCCTCGCCGGTGACGCTGAGCTCGGGTTGCTCCGCAAACTGGCCGAGTTCCCGGAGATCGTCGCGCTTACGGCGCGCCAGCGAGCTCCGCACAAGCTCACCACCTACGCTGAAGACCTCGCGTCAGCGTTCCACCAGTTCTATACGCACTGCCAGGTCGTGGTCGACGACGCGCGGCTCAGGAGCGCCCGGCTGGCACTCGCCGACGCGTCGCGCATCGTGCTGGCCCGCGCCCTCGGCCTGCTCGGGGTGTCTGCTCCACAGCGCATGTAG
- the lysA gene encoding diaminopimelate decarboxylase, translating into MARPSTPRPPAQPDQRTGHDLLPVLPMTAEIKDGRLWIGGVDTVELAREAGTALYVMDETTIRHQLSEYVKWTRYHWKDVDVVYAGKAFLSLAMVRIVEEEDCCLLCASGGELAYAVRAGFPMERVQMHGNNKTPAELAECLDAGIGRVVVDNFEEMERLSALAAERGVTQKVLVRVTPGVEADTHDFIMTGAEDSKFGFGLNQGLAMEAVKRAVALPGLEFDGLHMHIGSQIFALHSYARAIEVMVAFMREIESETGHAVRMLDVGGGLGVAYGAPDEPSTVKDFGKVVVDGIKEECERHGIAVPRMAVEPGRSIVARAGVTLYTVGSVKEIPGIRTYVAVDGGMSDNIRTSLYDAHYEALIANKAEQPREMVGTIAGKHCESGDIVVRDAPLQCPEPGDVVCVAATGAYCQSMSSNYNKQVRPGVVFVRDGQWRWAVRRETYEDLLRTDEG; encoded by the coding sequence ATGGCACGGCCTTCGACTCCTCGTCCGCCGGCACAGCCCGATCAGCGCACCGGACACGACCTGTTGCCCGTCCTTCCGATGACCGCCGAGATCAAGGACGGCCGTCTCTGGATCGGCGGTGTGGACACGGTGGAGCTGGCCCGCGAGGCCGGCACGGCGCTCTACGTGATGGACGAGACGACCATCCGTCACCAGCTCTCCGAGTACGTGAAGTGGACGCGCTACCACTGGAAGGACGTGGACGTCGTCTACGCGGGCAAGGCGTTCCTCTCGCTCGCCATGGTGCGGATCGTCGAGGAGGAGGACTGCTGCCTGCTCTGCGCGTCCGGCGGCGAACTCGCCTACGCCGTGCGTGCGGGCTTCCCGATGGAGCGCGTGCAGATGCACGGCAACAACAAGACGCCGGCCGAGCTCGCCGAGTGCCTCGATGCCGGCATCGGGCGCGTGGTGGTGGACAACTTCGAGGAGATGGAGCGTCTCTCGGCACTGGCTGCGGAGCGCGGCGTCACTCAGAAGGTGCTCGTGCGCGTGACGCCGGGTGTGGAGGCCGACACGCACGACTTCATCATGACCGGCGCCGAGGACTCCAAGTTCGGCTTCGGCCTGAACCAGGGCCTCGCGATGGAGGCCGTGAAGCGCGCCGTCGCGCTGCCGGGCCTTGAGTTCGATGGTCTGCACATGCACATCGGCAGCCAGATCTTCGCGCTCCACAGCTACGCCCGGGCGATCGAGGTGATGGTCGCCTTCATGCGGGAGATCGAGAGCGAGACGGGACACGCCGTACGTATGCTCGACGTGGGCGGAGGCCTCGGCGTGGCCTACGGCGCGCCGGACGAACCCTCCACGGTGAAGGACTTCGGCAAGGTCGTGGTCGACGGCATCAAGGAGGAGTGCGAGCGTCACGGCATCGCGGTCCCGCGTATGGCCGTGGAGCCCGGGCGTTCGATCGTTGCGCGCGCCGGCGTGACGCTCTACACCGTGGGCTCGGTCAAGGAGATCCCGGGCATCCGCACGTACGTGGCCGTCGACGGCGGCATGTCCGACAACATCCGCACCTCGCTCTACGACGCCCACTACGAGGCGCTCATCGCCAACAAGGCGGAACAGCCGCGCGAGATGGTGGGCACCATCGCGGGCAAGCACTGTGAGAGCGGAGACATCGTGGTACGCGACGCGCCGTTGCAGTGTCCCGAGCCGGGCGATGTGGTGTGCGTGGCCGCTACCGGCGCGTACTGCCAGTCGATGAGCAGCAACTACAACAAGCAGGTGCGCCCCGGCGTTGTGTTCGTGCGAGATGGACAGTGGCGCTGGGCCGTGCGCCGGGAGACGTACGAGGATCTTCTGCGGACCGACGAAGGCTGA